A window of the Bdellovibrio svalbardensis genome harbors these coding sequences:
- the menA gene encoding 1,4-dihydroxy-2-naphthoate octaprenyltransferase — MSQIKSIILAFRPKTLTAALVPCLAGTALVKAIGLSWDGHVLFYALAASFLIQIGTNLVNDAVDFKKGADTEKRIGPQRITQAGILTANQVMGLATFLLFLAVLCGIPLVMKGGMTIIAIGLASVLLAYCYTAGPFPLAYLGIADLFVIAFFGVLAVMGIVFLNTGEWMVEALVLGLQIGFHATALLCVNNLRDREGDKLVNKKTLAVRFGVKFARWEIAAMCFLPFVMNLYWWFEGYKIAAVVSLFALPLAVKLTKNVFTTEPSPVYNKFLGQAAGLHLVFGLLLTLGFIF, encoded by the coding sequence ATGAGTCAAATTAAGAGTATTATTCTCGCGTTTCGCCCGAAAACATTAACGGCCGCTTTGGTTCCCTGTTTAGCTGGAACCGCTTTGGTAAAAGCCATTGGGCTGTCTTGGGATGGCCATGTTTTATTTTATGCACTCGCAGCTTCTTTTCTTATTCAAATAGGAACGAATCTCGTGAACGATGCGGTGGATTTCAAAAAAGGTGCAGACACCGAAAAGCGCATTGGTCCTCAACGTATTACTCAGGCGGGGATTCTGACCGCAAATCAAGTCATGGGACTTGCGACCTTCTTGCTTTTCTTGGCAGTTCTATGTGGTATTCCTTTGGTCATGAAAGGTGGCATGACAATCATAGCGATTGGCTTGGCTTCTGTTTTGCTGGCTTATTGTTATACGGCAGGCCCTTTCCCCTTGGCTTATCTTGGAATTGCGGATCTTTTTGTCATCGCATTCTTTGGGGTCTTGGCGGTCATGGGAATCGTCTTTTTGAATACGGGCGAGTGGATGGTTGAAGCCTTGGTGCTGGGTTTGCAAATTGGTTTCCATGCGACGGCTTTGCTGTGTGTGAATAACTTGCGTGACCGCGAAGGTGATAAGCTGGTGAATAAAAAGACCTTGGCCGTGCGTTTCGGCGTCAAGTTCGCACGCTGGGAAATTGCAGCGATGTGTTTCTTGCCGTTTGTGATGAATCTCTACTGGTGGTTTGAGGGTTACAAGATTGCAGCCGTGGTATCTTTGTTCGCATTGCCTTTGGCAGTGAAGTTGACCAAAAATGTTTTTACGACCGAACCCAGCCCAGTCTATAATAAGTTTTTAGGACAAGCTGCCGGTCTTCATTTGGTCTTTGGACTCTTGCTGACGTTAGGATTTATTTTTTGA
- a CDS encoding DNA recombination protein RmuC has translation MTIINFVAFIAGALISGLIIFFKAKAQSAAEKANLQAELQTLQMKNELLASSLSEQKSLMIEARKQQEALAERMNVQFEVVAQKIFEEKSVKFTESNHKNISAVLEPLKERIKDFEKKVEETYSTERSERGMLRGELAKLMELNKVMSTDAQNLTKALKGEVKTQGNWGELILENILERSGLRKGEEYTVQGTDMDLRGDDGQILRPDVIVNLPDSKHIVVDSKMTLLAYEQYSSSEHAEDQERFGKLHIESLKKHIDGLSEKKYHAADKLVSPDFVILFMPLEPAFALAFRLKPDLFQYAWEKNVAIVSPTTLLATLRTVSALWKQDRQEKNALEIAKRGGLLYEKFANLLKDLQNLGEKLGAAQKAHEEVIKKVSDGRGNLMDQVEDLKRLGAKTEKSLPQLEPIS, from the coding sequence ATGACTATCATAAACTTCGTTGCCTTTATCGCCGGCGCATTAATTTCTGGATTAATCATCTTCTTCAAGGCGAAAGCGCAATCCGCGGCAGAAAAAGCCAACTTGCAGGCAGAACTCCAAACTTTGCAAATGAAGAATGAACTTCTCGCCAGCAGCCTTTCAGAACAAAAAAGCCTGATGATCGAAGCACGCAAACAGCAGGAAGCCCTGGCTGAGCGTATGAATGTTCAATTTGAAGTCGTTGCACAAAAAATATTCGAAGAGAAATCTGTTAAGTTCACCGAATCAAATCATAAAAACATCTCTGCTGTTCTTGAACCCCTGAAAGAGCGCATTAAGGACTTCGAAAAGAAAGTTGAAGAAACCTACTCCACTGAAAGATCAGAACGCGGAATGCTGCGCGGAGAGCTTGCGAAGCTGATGGAACTGAACAAAGTGATGTCGACCGATGCGCAAAACCTCACCAAAGCTTTGAAGGGTGAAGTCAAAACCCAGGGCAATTGGGGCGAACTTATTCTTGAGAATATCCTGGAACGTTCAGGCCTGCGCAAAGGGGAAGAGTACACTGTCCAGGGAACCGACATGGACTTGCGTGGTGACGACGGACAAATCCTGCGCCCCGACGTGATCGTGAATCTTCCAGACAGCAAGCATATTGTCGTCGACTCAAAAATGACTTTACTGGCCTACGAGCAGTACTCTTCGTCTGAGCACGCTGAAGATCAGGAACGCTTCGGCAAACTGCATATCGAATCTTTAAAGAAGCATATCGATGGTCTTTCTGAAAAGAAATACCATGCGGCCGACAAACTGGTGTCTCCAGACTTCGTGATCCTCTTCATGCCGTTGGAACCTGCATTTGCCTTGGCCTTCCGTTTAAAACCAGATCTCTTCCAGTACGCCTGGGAAAAGAATGTGGCCATCGTCAGCCCAACGACCCTGCTGGCAACGCTTAGAACAGTTTCAGCTTTATGGAAACAAGATCGCCAGGAAAAAAATGCTTTGGAAATTGCAAAGCGTGGCGGCCTGCTTTACGAAAAGTTCGCAAATCTTCTAAAGGACCTTCAAAACCTTGGTGAGAAATTGGGCGCGGCTCAAAAAGCTCACGAAGAGGTCATCAAGAAAGTTTCAGATGGCCGTGGCAACTTGATGGATCAGGTTGAAGATTTGAAGCGTTTGGGAGCAAAGACGGAAAAATCTTTGCCTCAGCTAGAGCCCATTTCTTAG
- the fliW gene encoding flagellar assembly protein FliW, whose product MIISTSRFGQIELKEEDVLTFPEGMLGFADLRKFALLDDPNDEIFAWLQSCEAPQIAFPVLEPELFAPQYKASLTKSDMEALKLSGQDKARYFSIVTIPDDPTQMTANLKAPVVVNVAQKIARQCVLQDNNLAIREPIFTKLQQRVVQNPAVAIKNQTTGIDVATKLHVVKDAEL is encoded by the coding sequence ATGATCATTTCTACATCGCGATTCGGCCAAATTGAGCTGAAAGAAGAAGATGTTCTGACTTTTCCAGAGGGAATGTTGGGCTTCGCCGATTTGAGAAAGTTTGCTCTTCTTGACGATCCGAATGATGAGATCTTCGCTTGGTTGCAAAGCTGTGAAGCTCCTCAAATTGCTTTCCCAGTTCTTGAGCCAGAACTTTTTGCTCCTCAATATAAAGCCAGCCTAACGAAAAGTGACATGGAAGCTTTGAAGCTTTCTGGTCAAGACAAAGCTCGCTACTTCTCTATCGTGACAATTCCTGACGATCCAACGCAAATGACAGCGAACTTGAAAGCTCCTGTTGTTGTGAATGTCGCACAAAAGATCGCTCGTCAATGTGTGCTTCAGGACAATAATCTAGCTATTCGTGAGCCAATCTTTACAAAACTTCAACAGCGCGTGGTTCAAAACCCAGCGGTGGCGATTAAAAATCAAACCACTGGAATTGATGTTGCGACGAAGTTGCATGTCGTGAAGGATGCTGAACTCTAG
- the csrA gene encoding carbon storage regulator CsrA, producing the protein MLVLTRKLGESIAIDDHIKIRVVQIKGKQVRLGIEAPKDTKIHREEVYVAIQEQNVQSADVSADKSRSVAKLLKP; encoded by the coding sequence ATGCTGGTTCTCACACGGAAGTTGGGTGAAAGCATCGCTATCGATGACCACATTAAGATCAGAGTAGTCCAAATAAAGGGCAAACAGGTCCGTCTTGGCATCGAAGCGCCCAAAGATACTAAAATTCACCGCGAAGAAGTTTACGTCGCGATTCAAGAGCAAAACGTTCAGTCTGCTGATGTTTCTGCTGATAAATCACGTAGTGTGGCAAAACTCTTAAAACCGTAA